One segment of Paenibacillus pabuli DNA contains the following:
- the tuf gene encoding elongation factor Tu — translation MAKAKYERNKPHVNIGTIGHVDHGKTTLTAAITTVLSKTYGGAAIAFDQIDKAPEERERGITISTAHVEYETDARHYAHVDCPGHADYVKNMITGAAQMDGAILVVSAADGPMPQTREHILLSRQVGVPYIVVFLNKCDMVEDEELLELVEMEVRDLLNEYEFPGDDTPITRGSAREALQNPEGEWAQKIVEMFKEIDTYIPTPERDTDKPFLMPVEDVFSITGRGTVATGRVERGTVKVGEEIEIVGINEETKKSVVTGVEMFRKLLDSAQAGDNIGALLRGVDRESIERGQVLAKPGSVKPHTEFTAQVYVLTKEEGGRHKPFFTGYRPQFYFRTTDVTGIINLPEGTEMVMPGDNITVTVQLINPIAIEEGTRFAIREGGRTVGAGAVASIQK, via the coding sequence ATGGCAAAGGCTAAATACGAACGTAATAAACCACACGTTAACATTGGTACTATCGGTCACGTCGACCATGGTAAAACAACTCTGACTGCTGCAATCACTACTGTATTGTCCAAAACTTACGGTGGCGCAGCAATCGCTTTCGATCAAATCGACAAAGCTCCAGAAGAGCGCGAACGCGGTATCACAATCTCCACAGCTCACGTTGAGTACGAAACTGACGCTCGTCACTACGCTCACGTTGACTGCCCAGGTCACGCCGACTATGTTAAAAACATGATCACTGGCGCGGCACAAATGGACGGAGCTATCTTGGTAGTATCCGCAGCTGACGGCCCAATGCCACAAACTCGTGAGCACATCTTGCTCTCCCGTCAAGTAGGCGTACCTTACATCGTTGTATTCTTGAACAAATGCGACATGGTTGAAGACGAAGAGTTGTTGGAATTGGTTGAAATGGAAGTTCGCGACTTGCTCAACGAATATGAGTTCCCAGGTGACGATACTCCAATCACTCGTGGTTCCGCTCGTGAAGCTCTGCAAAACCCTGAGGGTGAGTGGGCTCAAAAAATCGTTGAGATGTTCAAAGAAATCGATACTTACATCCCAACTCCAGAGCGCGACACTGACAAACCTTTCTTGATGCCAGTTGAGGACGTATTCTCCATCACTGGTCGTGGTACAGTTGCTACAGGTCGTGTAGAGCGTGGTACTGTTAAAGTCGGTGAAGAGATCGAAATCGTTGGTATCAACGAAGAGACTAAAAAATCCGTAGTTACGGGCGTTGAAATGTTCCGTAAATTGCTGGATTCCGCTCAAGCGGGTGACAATATCGGCGCATTGCTGCGTGGTGTTGACCGTGAAAGCATCGAGCGTGGACAAGTACTGGCTAAACCAGGTTCTGTTAAACCACACACAGAATTTACAGCTCAAGTATACGTTCTGACTAAAGAAGAGGGTGGACGTCACAAACCTTTCTTCACAGGATACCGTCCACAATTCTATTTCCGTACAACTGACGTAACAGGTATCATCAACCTGCCAGAAGGTACTGAAATGGTAATGCCAGGCGACAACATCACAGTAACTGTACAACTGATCAATCCAATTGCGATTGAAGAAGGTACACGCTTCGCGATCCGCGAAGGTGGACGTACAGTTGGTGCCGGTGCGGTAGCATCCATCCAAAAATAA
- the rplW gene encoding 50S ribosomal protein L23, which translates to MKDPRDIVKRPIITERTADMMNDLKYVFEVDIRANKTEIKKAVEAIFNVKVKNVNTLRVPAKPKRYGRYSGYTSEWKKAFVTLTQDSKTLEFFETV; encoded by the coding sequence ATGAAGGATCCTCGTGATATTGTTAAACGTCCGATTATTACGGAACGTACTGCTGACATGATGAATGACTTGAAATATGTATTTGAAGTCGATATCCGTGCAAACAAAACCGAGATCAAAAAAGCCGTGGAAGCTATTTTCAATGTAAAAGTGAAAAACGTGAACACACTTCGTGTTCCAGCTAAGCCTAAACGGTACGGACGTTATTCCGGATATACTAGCGAATGGAAAAAAGCGTTTGTTACACTGACACAAGACAGCAAAACGCTTGAGTTCTTTGAAACTGTATAA
- the rpsJ gene encoding 30S ribosomal protein S10, producing the protein MAKQKIRIRLKAYDHRILDQSAEKIVETAKRSGAGVSGPIPLPTEKQIITILRAVHKYKDSREQFEQRTHKRLIDIVNPTPQTVDALMRLDLPSGVDIEIKL; encoded by the coding sequence ATGGCAAAGCAAAAAATTCGTATTCGTTTGAAAGCTTACGACCACAGAATTCTTGATCAATCCGCGGAGAAAATTGTTGAAACAGCAAAACGTTCGGGTGCTGGTGTATCCGGTCCGATTCCGCTTCCAACTGAAAAACAAATCATTACTATTCTTCGTGCGGTACACAAGTACAAGGATTCTCGGGAGCAATTCGAGCAACGCACACATAAGCGTTTGATCGACATCGTTAACCCGACTCCACAAACTGTGGATGCCTTGATGCGCTTGGATCTGCCGTCCGGTGTAGATATCGAAATCAAACTGTAA
- the rplC gene encoding 50S ribosomal protein L3 codes for MKGILGKKLGMTQVFTAEGNVVPVTVIEAGPCVVLQKKDLENDGYEAVQIGYSDKKEKNANKPEAGHAKKANTAPKRYVRELRGINIAEYEVGQELKADIFAEGEFVDVTGISKGKGFAGVIKRWGQSTGPMSHGSRYHRGPGSMGSIQANRVPKGKHLPGHMGHETVTIQRLEVVKVDAERNVLLVKGSIPGPKNSLVKVKETVKK; via the coding sequence ATGAAAGGTATCTTAGGAAAAAAACTTGGAATGACTCAAGTGTTTACCGCTGAAGGTAATGTAGTTCCAGTGACAGTTATCGAAGCAGGACCTTGTGTTGTTTTACAAAAGAAAGATCTTGAGAACGATGGCTACGAAGCAGTTCAAATCGGTTATTCCGATAAGAAAGAGAAAAATGCCAATAAGCCAGAAGCAGGACACGCTAAAAAAGCGAATACTGCCCCTAAGCGCTACGTTCGTGAACTTCGCGGCATCAACATCGCGGAATATGAAGTTGGCCAAGAGTTGAAAGCTGACATTTTCGCAGAAGGCGAATTCGTTGACGTAACGGGTATTTCTAAAGGTAAAGGTTTTGCCGGCGTAATCAAACGTTGGGGACAAAGCACTGGACCTATGTCTCACGGTTCTCGTTATCACCGTGGCCCGGGTTCGATGGGTTCGATCCAAGCTAACCGCGTTCCTAAAGGCAAACACTTGCCAGGACACATGGGACATGAGACTGTTACTATCCAACGTCTTGAAGTTGTTAAAGTAGACGCTGAGCGTAACGTGTTGCTCGTGAAGGGTTCCATTCCTGGACCGAAAAACAGTCTTGTAAAAGTTAAAGAAACGGTGAAAAAATAA
- the rplB gene encoding 50S ribosomal protein L2, whose protein sequence is MPIKKYKPTSPARRNMSVSTFEEITTDQPEKSLLAPLSKKAGRNNQGKITVRHHGGGHKRKYRIIDFKRTKDGIPGRVATIEYDPNRTSNIALIHYADGEKRYIIAPKGLKVGDQIFSGPESDIKIGNALPLENIPVGTVIHNIELKPGKGGQLVRAAGTEAQLLGKEEKYVSVRLSSGEVRRILKVCRATIGSVGNQDHELIKIGKAGRSRWLGQRPEVRGVVMNPNDHPHGGGEGRAPIGRKSPMSPWGKPTLGYKTRKKNKASDKYIIRRRTK, encoded by the coding sequence GTGCCAATCAAAAAGTATAAACCGACATCCCCGGCAAGACGGAATATGTCCGTATCTACATTTGAGGAAATCACCACAGATCAGCCGGAGAAATCGTTGTTGGCCCCACTGAGCAAAAAAGCAGGCCGCAACAACCAAGGTAAAATTACAGTTCGTCACCACGGTGGTGGACACAAACGTAAATACCGTATCATTGACTTCAAACGTACTAAAGATGGAATACCGGGCCGCGTTGCTACGATCGAGTATGACCCGAACCGTACATCGAACATCGCCCTGATCCACTATGCTGATGGTGAGAAACGTTACATCATCGCTCCTAAAGGATTGAAAGTTGGAGATCAAATCTTCTCCGGTCCTGAATCCGACATCAAAATTGGTAACGCACTGCCACTTGAAAACATTCCAGTGGGTACCGTTATCCACAACATCGAGTTGAAACCAGGTAAAGGCGGACAATTGGTTCGTGCTGCTGGTACAGAAGCTCAATTGCTTGGTAAAGAAGAAAAATACGTTTCCGTTCGTCTCTCTTCCGGAGAAGTTCGTCGTATTCTGAAAGTTTGCCGCGCAACAATCGGTTCTGTTGGTAACCAAGACCACGAGCTCATCAAAATCGGTAAAGCCGGTCGTAGCCGTTGGTTGGGACAACGTCCTGAAGTTCGTGGTGTAGTAATGAACCCTAACGATCACCCTCACGGTGGTGGTGAAGGTCGTGCTCCAATCGGACGTAAATCGCCAATGTCACCATGGGGTAAACCTACTCTTGGTTACAAAACGCGTAAGAAAAATAAAGCTTCTGATAAATACATCATTCGCCGCCGCACGAAGTAA
- the rplD gene encoding 50S ribosomal protein L4, which yields MPKVSVYNVDGSQVGEVELNDAVFGVEPNTSVLYDAVLMQRASLRQGTHKVKGRSEVRGGGRKPWKQKGTGRARQGSIRSPQWKGGGIVFGPTPRSYAYKLPKKVRRLAIKSALSSKVLDNDIIVLDALSLSTPKTKEFAAILNNLKVGRKALIVAPSYDDNVALSARNIPGVKFVAADGINVLDVLAHDKLIITKEAVQKVEEVLA from the coding sequence ATGCCAAAAGTATCAGTTTACAATGTAGATGGTAGCCAAGTGGGCGAAGTTGAACTGAACGATGCAGTATTCGGAGTAGAGCCGAACACTTCCGTTCTGTACGATGCAGTGCTTATGCAACGCGCTTCCCTTCGTCAAGGTACCCACAAAGTAAAAGGACGTTCTGAAGTACGTGGCGGTGGACGTAAGCCTTGGAAACAAAAAGGTACAGGTCGCGCTCGTCAAGGTTCGATTCGTTCTCCACAATGGAAAGGCGGCGGTATCGTATTTGGTCCGACACCACGGAGCTATGCGTACAAACTGCCTAAGAAAGTTCGCCGTTTGGCGATCAAATCAGCTCTTTCATCCAAAGTGCTCGACAATGACATTATCGTTTTGGACGCTCTTTCGCTGAGCACGCCTAAAACAAAAGAATTTGCAGCCATCTTGAACAACTTGAAAGTTGGACGCAAAGCTTTGATCGTAGCTCCTAGCTATGATGATAATGTGGCTCTTTCCGCACGGAATATTCCTGGCGTGAAATTCGTAGCAGCTGACGGCATTAATGTTCTTGACGTGCTTGCGCACGACAAACTGATCATTACGAAAGAAGCAGTTCAGAAGGTAGAGGAGGTGCTCGCGTAA